From one Acinonyx jubatus isolate Ajub_Pintada_27869175 chromosome B1, VMU_Ajub_asm_v1.0, whole genome shotgun sequence genomic stretch:
- the MAB21L2 gene encoding protein mab-21-like 2: MIAAQAKLVYQLNKYYTERCQARKAAIAKTIREVCKVVSDVLKEVEVQEPRFISSLSEIDARYEGLEVISPTEFEVVLYLNQMGVFNFVDDGSLPGCAVLKLSDGRKRSMSLWVEFITASGYLSARKIRSRFQTLVAQAVDKCSYRDVVKMIADTSEVKLRIRERYVVQITPAFKCTGIWPRSAAQWPMPHIPWPGPNRVAEVKAEGFNLLSKECYSLTGKQSSAESDAWVLQFGEAENRLLMGGCRNKCLSVLKTLRDRHLELPGQPLNNYHMKTLLLYECEKHPRETDWDEACLGDRLNGILLQLISCLQCRRCPHYFLPNLDLFQGKPHSALESAAKQTWRLAREILTNPKSLDKL, encoded by the coding sequence ATGATCGCCGCTCAGGCCAAGCTGGTCTACCAGCTCAATAAATACTACACTGAGCGCTGCCAAGCGCGCAAGGCGGCCATCGCCAAGACCATCCGAGAGGTCTGTAAGGTGGTCTCGGACGTGCTAAAGGAAGTGGAGGTGCAGGAGCCTCGCTTCATCAGCTCCCTGAGCGAGATCGACGCCCGCTACGAGGGGCTGGAGGTCATCTCGCCCACGGAATTCGAGGTGGTGCTCTACCTAAACCAGATGGGCGTCTTCAACTTCGTAGACGACGGCTCCCTGCCCGGCTGCGCGGTGCTCAAACTGAGTGATGGGCGGAAGCGGAGCATGTCTCTCTGGGTCGAGTTCATCACTGCGTCCGGCTACCTCTCGGCGCGCAAGATCCGCTCGCGTTTCCAGACcctggtggctcaggcagtgGACAAGTGCAGCTATCGAGATGTGGTCAAGATGATCGCGGACACCAGCGAGGTCAAGTTGCGCATCAGGGAGCGCTACGTGGTGCAAATCACTCCTGCGTTCAAGTGCACCGGTATCTGGCCTCGCAGTGCGGCACAGTGGCCTATGCCCCATATCCCCTGGCCTGGCCCCAATCGGGTAGCGGAGGTCAAGGCCGAAGGGTTCAACTTGCTGTCGAAGGAATGCTACTCACTGACCGGCAAGCAGAGCTCCGCGGAGAGCGATGCCTGGGTGCTCCAGTTCGGGGAGGCTGAGAACCGCCTGCTGATGGGCGGCTGCCGAAACAAGTGTCTCTCGGTGTTGAAGACGCTGCGGGATCGCCACCTGGAGCTGCCGGGCCAGCCGCTCAATAACTACCACATGAAGACGCTGCTGCTGTACGAGTGCGAGAAACACCCGCGGGAAACGGACTGGGACGAGGCGTGCCTCGGCGATCGGCTCAACGGCATCCTGCTGCAGCTCATCTCCTGCCTGCAGTGCCGCCGCTGCCCTCACTACTTTCTGCCCAACCTCGACCTTTTCCAGGGCAAGCCCCATTCGGCCCTGGAGAGCGCTGCCAAGCAGACCTGGAGGTTGGCCAGGGAAATTCTCACCAATCCCAAAAGCCTGGACAAACTATAG